The Rhodothermales bacterium genome contains the following window.
TCTCCGCCTCTGGCTGCGCGACGCGCTCGCCGCCGTCGCCGACGACGCCGCCGCGACGGCCGACGCCCTCCTCGACCACGCCGACGCGCACGACGACCTGCTGATGCCGGGCTACACCCACGGCCAGCGTGCGATGCCGACGACGGCCGGCCTGTGGGCCGCCGCCTTCGCCGAGTTGCTGGCGGACGACCTCACCGGACTCGCCGAGGCGCGCGACCGCGCGAACGTCTCGCCGTGGGGCAGCGCCGCGGGCTACGGCGTGCCGCGCCTCGACCTCCCGCGCGAGGCTGTCGCAGAGCGGCTCGGCTTCCGCAGCCTCCAACTCCACGTCCCTGCCGTGCAGCTCACGCGCGGCAAGCTCGAAGCCGCCGTCGTCCACGCCCTCGTCCAGCTCGGCGCGACGGCGAATCGGCTCGCCGCCGACCTCGTGCTCTTCGCGAGCGCCGAGTTCGGCTTCATCACGCTGCCGGTCGAGTACACGACGGGCTCGTCGATCATGCCGCAGAAGCGCAACCCGGATGTGTTCGAACTCGCGCGGGCGACGTACCACCGCCTTACGGCCGAACTCCACCTCCTGCTGGGGCTCCCGGCAAACCTCCCGAGCGGGTACCACCGCGACCTCCAGCTCACGAAGGAGTCCGTGATGCGCGCCGTGCTCGCCGCGCGCGACCTCTTCACCGCGCTCCGCCACATCCTCCCCGGCATCCGCTTCGACGCCGAGGCGACGCGACGCGCCCTCTCCCCCGGCCTCTTCGCCACCGACGCCGCGCTCGCCCTCGTTGAGCAGGGCGTCCCGTTCCGCGACGCCTACCGCCGCACCGCCGCCGACCTCGACGCCGTCGCCGTGCCCGACCCAGTCGAGGCGCTCGCCGCGTATCGCTCTGCCGGCACGCCGGGCCATGTCCGCACCGACACCGTCCGCGCCCAACTCGCCGCGCAGCGCCGTCGGTTCGACAAGGGGTGACGCTCGAGCGGGGCCGCCTCCGTCGAGGCGGCCCCGCTCGACGGACGATACCGGTCCTCCTGATTACACCGTCCCGTACGCGAGGACCGCGTCGGCTACTTTGACGAAGCCGCCGACGTTCGCGCCGCGGACGTAGTTCACCGTGCCGTTCTCGCCGCCATACGTCACGCACGTCGCGTGGATGTTCTTCATGATGGTGTGGAGCCGCGCATCGAGGTCTTCGCGCGTCCACGAGATGCGCATCGAGTTCTGCGACATCTCGAGGCCGGAGACCGCCACGCCGCCCGCGTTCGCCGCCTTGCTCGGGCCGTACATGATGCCGGTCTTCTCGAAGCGGTGCGCGGCCTCCGCCGTGCTCGGCATGTTCGCGCCCTCGCAGACGACGGTGCAGCCGTTGGCGAGGAGCGTCTGCGCGTCGTCGTCGGTGATCTCATTCTGGACGGCGGATGGGAAGGCCGCATCGCAGGGGATGTGCCACGGCGTCCGCCCGGCGAAAAAGCCGAGGCCGTGCTCGCCGGCGAAGTCGCTGAGCCTGCCGCGCCTGTTGTTCTTCAGGTCGAGGATGGCGTCGAGGTCGTCGCGGTCCAGCCCGTCGGGGAAGTGGACCGTGCCGGAGCGGTCGGAGAGCGTGAGCACGACGGCGCCGAGGTCGAGCAGCTTCTCGGCGGTGTACTGCGCGACGTTCCCCGAGCCGGAGACGAGGCACCGCTTGCCCTCGATGTCCTCGCCCCGGTGGTTCAGCATCTCGCAGGCGAAGTAAACGCTGCCGTAGCCCGTCGCCTCGGGACGGATCAGGCTGCCGCCCCACCCGGCTCCTTTGCCGGTCAGTGCCCCCGTGAACGTGTTGCGCAGCCGCTTGTACTGCCCGAAGAGGAAGCCGATCTCGCGCGCGCCCACGCCGATGTCGCCCGCCGGCACGTCCGTGTTCGCGCCGATGTGGCGGTGGAGCTCGGTCATGAACGCCTGGCAGAACCGCATCACCTCGCGGTCGCTCTTTCCCTTCGGGTCGAAGTCGCTGCCGCCTTTCGCGCCGCCCATCGGGAGCGTGGTGAGGCTGTTCTTGAAGACCTGCTCGAAAGCGAGGAACTTCAGCACGCTGAGGTTCACCGATGGGTCGAACCGGAGGCCGCCTTTGTACGGACCGATGGCGTTGTTCTGCTGAACGCGATAGCCCCGGTTGACGTGGATCGCGCCATCGTCGCCCTCCCACGTCACGCGGAACATCAGTACGCGGTCGGGCTCGGTGAGGCGTTCCAGCATCCGCGCCTGCTCGTACTTCGGATGCTCGTTGACGTAGGGGACGACCTTCTCGGCAACCTCGCGGACGGCCTGGAGGAACTCCGGCTGCGCCGGGTTGCGTCGCTCCAGGTCTTCCATGAATGATTCCAGCTTCATGTGTCTCCTCGGGTTAGTGGAAGCGGTTCCGAAGGATACAGCACCGCCTCCACAATAACCCGCCGAAGGCACCGAAGCCCGCTTACCCCCCGAAGCCGACCACGAGGAGCAGCACGATGAGCCCGGCGAATCCGATCCCCATCGCGCCGAGGATCAGCGCCGTCTGTCGCCCGCTGTAGAACGACTCTTCGTAGAGCATGTCGCGGGACGGGATGCGCTCGGGCGCGTGGTTGTCCCACGCTTCGTGGGAAGGAGGAGGCGTCGTTGCCATCGGTTCGGAGGTCGAGGTGTTCGGGATGGAGGGTGGAGGCGGGCTATAAAAATACCCGGCATCACGGCGGTGATGCCGGGCACTTCGAAGAAAGCCGTGCTCAATTCAGGTGGGCCCGCATCTCGGCCTGCGCGTGGTGACGGCGGAGCTTGCGGAGCGCCTTCTCTTTGATCTGGCGGACGCGCTCGCGCGTGAGCCCGATCTGCTCGCCAATCGCGCCGAGCGTGAGCGGACGCTCGCGCCCGATGCCGAAGTAGAGCCGGGTGATCTCGGCCTCGCGCGGCTGGAGCTGGCAGAGGATCCGCTCGACGTCGATCTTGATCGACTCGGCCGTGATCGGCTCGTCGGGCGAGGCGAGTTCTTCGTCGGGGATGACGTCGAGGAGGCTCTGGGCGGAGTCGTCGGAGAACGGCGCGTCCATCGAGAGGGAGCGGCGGCCGTGGCGGAAGCCTTCTTCCACCTTGTGCGGCTTCATCTCCAACTCGTCGGCCAACTCTTCGACGGTGGGCTTGCGGCCGTGCTCCTGCGAGAGGCGGGCGCTGGCCTTGCGCATCTTCGAGAGCGTGCCGATCCGGTTCTGCGGGAGGCGGACGGTCCGGGCCTGGTCGGAGAGCGCCTTCAGGATCGACTGCCGGATCCACCAGACGGCGTACGAGATGAACTTGAACCCGCGCGTCTCGTCGAAGCGCTGCGCGGCTTTCACGAGGCCGTAGTTCCCCTCGCTGATGAGGTCGGTGAGCGTGAGCCCCTGACCCTGGTACTTCTTCGCCACCGAGACGACGAAGCGGAGGTTCGCACGGACGAGCTTGTGCAGGGCCTCTTGGTCCCCCTTCTTGATCCGCTGAGCGAGGTCTACTTCCTCGTCCGGGGTGAGCAGCTCTACCTGGCTGATTTCGTCCAGATATTGGTCCAACATCCGTTGCTGCCGGGGAACGTACATACTCGTTGCGCTGATTTATAAGGTTCGAAGGAGGAGACGCGGGGCACGGCCCCCCTTTCCTATGGAGGAATCCATTAACCGTTTCCTCTACGCGACGTTCCTGCGTAGTTTTTTTCAGTCTTCGCCGTTCCTTCGCTCTTTTAAGTCTCGTTCTCGTTATCTGTTGTGGTTCGCCGCCGCCCGAAATCATCGCTTTCCAGCGCGCATCCGCAGGGTTAGCCAGCAAAAAGCCCGGCACCGAACGGGTCGGTGCCGGGCAGAGCGAACGGGGTCGTTCGCGGCGGAGAGGGAGGGATTCGAACCCTCGGTACGCCCTGAAAGCGTACGCCGGTTTAGCAAACCGGTGGTTTCAGCCACTCACCCACCTCTCCGGGGCGTCGCTGAATCGGACAGGCACGGAAGATAGTCCCGCGCGTGCCGCGTGCCAAACGGTCGAGCGTTTTTGACGCAGCCTCCAAAAAGGCTCGTCCCGCCCGTCCACCGGCCCCGGCCGTAGACGCCCCCTTTCCCCCTCCTACCCCGCCCCGCCGTGATCCTCCGCTTCCTCCTCTACCTCATGACGCTCTCGCTTGTCGGGAGCGGCTGCGTCCTTTCCAAGTCGTCGCTCGACGGCACCGAATGGGTCCTCCAGCGCGCGGAGACGCCAACCGGCTCTGTCACCCCGGCGGCCGACGTGCCGACACTGCGGATCGAGGAGGGCCGCATCGCCGGCTCCGACGGCTGCAACCAGTTCAGCGGCTCGGTGCAACCCACCGACGACGGACGGATTGCCGTCTCGCACCTCGCCTCGACAAAGCGGGCGTGCCCGCCGCCGTTCGACGCTCTCAGCAAGGCCATCCTCGGTGTGCTCGACGGAAAGACCATCGCCAACGAGGTGCGGGGCGACGAACTCCTGCTCTCAGCCGCCGGGACGACGCTCGTCTACACCCGCCGCTGACATTAGCGGGAGGAAATGAAAGGAAGTGGGTAGGAAGGAAGCAGGCCACCCGGCGGGGCGGTACGAGCCGACGGAGCATGACACGGTCGGCGGACCCGCTGCTTCGGAGGGTGCGGAACGCGCCGTTCCATGCCTGAATAATCCAAATTGAAGGCATTTAGGCGCAGATTGGGGGTTTGCGCGGGGAACCCCGAGGCCAGCGGGACACACGCCCTGCCACTTCTGATGGACTGCAGAGGCACAGCGCTTGTACTACGAGGAGGGACTCAACGCAACACGCCATGACTCCCATGTCCTCCATTCGCTACTGCTTCCTCGTCGTCGCCCACGATGACGAGGCCCACTTCAACGTCTTCCTCCGAGCCGATCGCTTCTACGTCGGCATGCCGAACTTGGACGCTAAAAAGCTGGCGCGGTGGAAGGACCGAGAGCCGAGCCGCAACCGCTCAGGGGGCACGGCGACGCTGTGGCCCTGCTGCGATTCCGTGACGGGAGTCGAGGCGGAGGACGCCATCTTGGAGGT
Protein-coding sequences here:
- the gdhA gene encoding NADP-specific glutamate dehydrogenase, whose translation is MKLESFMEDLERRNPAQPEFLQAVREVAEKVVPYVNEHPKYEQARMLERLTEPDRVLMFRVTWEGDDGAIHVNRGYRVQQNNAIGPYKGGLRFDPSVNLSVLKFLAFEQVFKNSLTTLPMGGAKGGSDFDPKGKSDREVMRFCQAFMTELHRHIGANTDVPAGDIGVGAREIGFLFGQYKRLRNTFTGALTGKGAGWGGSLIRPEATGYGSVYFACEMLNHRGEDIEGKRCLVSGSGNVAQYTAEKLLDLGAVVLTLSDRSGTVHFPDGLDRDDLDAILDLKNNRRGRLSDFAGEHGLGFFAGRTPWHIPCDAAFPSAVQNEITDDDAQTLLANGCTVVCEGANMPSTAEAAHRFEKTGIMYGPSKAANAGGVAVSGLEMSQNSMRISWTREDLDARLHTIMKNIHATCVTYGGENGTVNYVRGANVGGFVKVADAVLAYGTV
- the argH gene encoding argininosuccinate lyase, which codes for MTLWNKGTAAADWVTRFTVGEDWRWDTLLLPYDAEGTRAHAWALAEIGVLTSDEFGQIGGALDAIRDEALAGDLAVTVADEDCHTVIERELTARLGEAGQKIHAGRSRNDQVLVALRLWLRDALAAVADDAAATADALLDHADAHDDLLMPGYTHGQRAMPTTAGLWAAAFAELLADDLTGLAEARDRANVSPWGSAAGYGVPRLDLPREAVAERLGFRSLQLHVPAVQLTRGKLEAAVVHALVQLGATANRLAADLVLFASAEFGFITLPVEYTTGSSIMPQKRNPDVFELARATYHRLTAELHLLLGLPANLPSGYHRDLQLTKESVMRAVLAARDLFTALRHILPGIRFDAEATRRALSPGLFATDAALALVEQGVPFRDAYRRTAADLDAVAVPDPVEALAAYRSAGTPGHVRTDTVRAQLAAQRRRFDKG
- a CDS encoding META domain-containing protein, translated to MILRFLLYLMTLSLVGSGCVLSKSSLDGTEWVLQRAETPTGSVTPAADVPTLRIEEGRIAGSDGCNQFSGSVQPTDDGRIAVSHLASTKRACPPPFDALSKAILGVLDGKTIANEVRGDELLLSAAGTTLVYTRR
- a CDS encoding RNA polymerase sigma factor RpoD/SigA, which codes for MYVPRQQRMLDQYLDEISQVELLTPDEEVDLAQRIKKGDQEALHKLVRANLRFVVSVAKKYQGQGLTLTDLISEGNYGLVKAAQRFDETRGFKFISYAVWWIRQSILKALSDQARTVRLPQNRIGTLSKMRKASARLSQEHGRKPTVEELADELEMKPHKVEEGFRHGRRSLSMDAPFSDDSAQSLLDVIPDEELASPDEPITAESIKIDVERILCQLQPREAEITRLYFGIGRERPLTLGAIGEQIGLTRERVRQIKEKALRKLRRHHAQAEMRAHLN